In one window of Deinococcus hopiensis KR-140 DNA:
- a CDS encoding 3-hydroxybutyrate dehydrogenase: MSFSAPRVALVTGGTSGIGLAISQRLQRDGLQVAVLDLDRPSAREVAAAHSLSFIGADLSQRADCQRAVQETVAALGGLDVLVNNAGFQHIDPIAEFPEDVWDTMLHVLLTAPFLLSKYAWPHLTRSGQGRIVNIASIHGHVASPFKSAYISAKHGLIGLTRTAALEAGEQGFTVNAICPGYVRTPLVENQIADQARTRGLTPQDVEQKVMLEPAAIKQLLSPEDVAALASYVVSPAAWGMTGAVLDLDLGWTAR; the protein is encoded by the coding sequence ATGTCTTTTTCTGCACCTCGGGTGGCGCTCGTCACGGGCGGAACGAGCGGTATCGGCCTGGCCATCTCACAACGGTTGCAGCGAGACGGCCTGCAGGTGGCCGTTCTGGACCTCGACCGACCTTCTGCGCGGGAGGTGGCCGCCGCACACTCGCTGAGCTTTATTGGAGCGGACCTCTCCCAACGCGCCGATTGCCAGCGCGCCGTTCAGGAAACGGTGGCCGCCCTGGGTGGGCTGGACGTCCTCGTGAACAACGCGGGCTTTCAGCATATCGATCCCATCGCCGAGTTTCCGGAAGACGTCTGGGACACCATGCTTCACGTGCTGCTCACGGCTCCCTTTCTGCTCAGCAAATACGCCTGGCCCCACCTGACGCGCTCCGGGCAGGGCCGCATCGTGAATATCGCCAGTATCCACGGTCACGTGGCGAGTCCCTTCAAGAGCGCGTATATCAGCGCCAAGCACGGCCTGATTGGTCTGACCCGGACGGCCGCGCTGGAGGCCGGAGAACAGGGCTTCACAGTCAACGCGATTTGCCCCGGATACGTCCGCACGCCCTTGGTCGAGAACCAGATCGCGGACCAGGCGCGCACCCGCGGCCTGACCCCACAGGACGTCGAGCAGAAGGTCATGCTGGAGCCTGCCGCCATCAAGCAACTCCTCAGCCCCGAGGACGTGGCGGCGCTGGCGAGCTACGTCGTCAGCCCCGCCGCGTGGGGCATGACCGGGGCCGTTCTGGACCTGGACCTGGGTTGGACTGCGCGGTAA
- a CDS encoding branched-chain amino acid ABC transporter permease — protein MTALPSVASGSDRRKVRAAWFMGLGLLLLALPRLIYPVLALDILAWGLFAVAFDLLFGFSGLLSFGHAAFWGTSAYITAFLLSHGQGVPVAMLGGTGAAVLIALPAAFLSVRSVGIYFSMITLAFAQMLSFLALQWTDVTGGENGLQGFTRPGFLGLDFSDSVTRYYFCLAVFTAGFYVAYRMVRSPFGQALQAVRDNEQRAQSIGYNPVRFKFTAFLLSGALAGLAGSMYTFGHGVVSLEVVNWRTSGEVVMMTLLGGTGTLFGPVIGAGLVLLLRDALTTANLPIGIVTGLVFVLVVLFFRKGVVGTVQHWLRRK, from the coding sequence GTGACCGCCCTGCCGAGCGTCGCGTCCGGGAGTGACCGACGTAAGGTCCGGGCCGCGTGGTTTATGGGACTGGGCCTGCTCCTGCTGGCCTTGCCCCGGCTGATCTACCCCGTGCTGGCCCTCGATATCCTTGCCTGGGGGCTGTTCGCCGTCGCCTTTGACCTGCTGTTCGGATTCTCGGGCCTCCTCAGCTTCGGACACGCGGCGTTCTGGGGCACGAGCGCGTATATCACCGCCTTCTTGCTCTCGCACGGACAGGGCGTTCCCGTCGCCATGCTGGGCGGAACGGGAGCGGCGGTCCTGATTGCCCTGCCCGCCGCGTTTCTGAGCGTACGCTCCGTGGGCATCTACTTCAGCATGATCACGCTGGCCTTCGCGCAGATGCTGTCCTTTCTGGCCCTGCAGTGGACTGATGTGACGGGCGGCGAGAACGGTTTGCAGGGGTTCACGCGGCCAGGCTTCCTGGGCCTGGACTTCAGCGACTCCGTCACGCGGTATTACTTCTGCCTGGCCGTGTTTACCGCCGGCTTCTACGTCGCGTACCGCATGGTTCGGAGTCCCTTCGGTCAGGCCCTTCAGGCGGTGCGCGACAACGAGCAGCGGGCGCAGAGCATCGGTTACAACCCGGTGCGCTTCAAGTTCACGGCCTTTTTGCTCAGCGGGGCACTGGCAGGGCTTGCGGGCAGCATGTACACCTTCGGGCATGGCGTGGTCAGCCTGGAAGTCGTGAACTGGCGCACCTCCGGCGAGGTGGTCATGATGACCCTCCTGGGAGGTACGGGCACCCTCTTCGGCCCGGTGATCGGAGCGGGACTGGTCTTGCTGCTGCGCGACGCGCTGACCACCGCCAACCTCCCCATTGGGATCGTGACCGGTCTGGTCTTCGTCCTCGTGGTGCTGTTCTTCCGAAAGGGGGTCGTCGGAACAGTGCAGCACTGGCTGAGGCGCAAGTAG
- a CDS encoding hemolysin family protein: MNALLPVLVLLMMVALTALYVAAEFATVGSRRSRVQEVAEAGNRPAADLLEVLRDPKKLDHYVAACQVGITLTNLIAGAYGQAQLTPLLAPALGAVGGRVAATITVLVVITLLMMVLGELLPKSVALRYPERLAIAALRPMQLSLLLFRPLIAVFNGTAFALLRAWKMNADHSHAHVHSPEELQSLYRESAKGGLIDAAEREMLAGVLNVEDRVVREIMTPRTKLVTVPADFTAGEALLRLANSAYSRFPVTGENSDDVVGILHLRRVFLAAETQPDVRVAEIMRLPLIVADSMAVPDLWRRLREVSRHSAVVVDEYGGVAGLVTLEDALEEIFGEMQDEFDQEEDPITVYKERVTVRGDVLIEALNDRFDLELPTDEVNTVSGLMWHELGRLPMTGDEVGVEAVVFRVEAMERRAVQRVTFVLPGGER; encoded by the coding sequence TTGAATGCCCTCCTGCCCGTCCTGGTCCTCCTGATGATGGTGGCCCTGACCGCGTTGTATGTGGCTGCCGAATTCGCCACCGTCGGTTCTCGTCGCTCACGGGTGCAGGAGGTGGCAGAGGCCGGAAACCGCCCGGCGGCCGACCTGCTGGAAGTCCTGCGCGACCCCAAGAAGCTCGACCACTATGTGGCTGCCTGTCAGGTTGGAATTACCCTGACCAACTTGATTGCGGGTGCCTACGGGCAGGCGCAGCTGACACCGCTCCTTGCTCCTGCGCTGGGCGCGGTCGGCGGAAGGGTTGCGGCGACAATCACCGTGTTGGTCGTGATCACGCTGCTCATGATGGTGCTTGGCGAGCTGTTACCGAAGAGTGTGGCGCTCCGCTACCCAGAGCGTCTCGCCATCGCTGCCCTGCGCCCCATGCAGCTCAGTCTCCTACTCTTCCGGCCACTCATCGCGGTATTTAACGGCACAGCCTTTGCCCTGCTGCGCGCTTGGAAGATGAATGCCGATCACAGCCACGCGCACGTCCACTCCCCGGAGGAATTGCAGAGCCTCTACCGCGAAAGCGCCAAAGGGGGCCTGATTGACGCTGCGGAACGGGAGATGCTCGCGGGCGTGCTGAACGTCGAGGACCGGGTGGTCCGCGAGATCATGACTCCCCGCACGAAACTGGTCACGGTGCCAGCTGACTTTACCGCAGGGGAAGCGCTTTTGCGACTGGCCAACAGTGCTTACTCACGCTTTCCCGTCACGGGCGAGAATTCCGACGATGTGGTGGGAATTTTGCACCTCCGCCGCGTGTTCCTCGCCGCCGAAACCCAACCGGACGTTCGCGTCGCTGAGATCATGCGTCTGCCCTTGATTGTCGCCGACAGCATGGCGGTCCCGGACCTTTGGCGCAGGCTCCGTGAGGTCTCCCGGCACAGCGCTGTGGTGGTGGACGAGTATGGCGGCGTCGCAGGCCTGGTGACCCTGGAAGACGCTCTGGAAGAAATTTTCGGCGAGATGCAGGATGAGTTCGATCAGGAGGAGGACCCCATCACCGTCTATAAAGAGCGTGTCACCGTTCGTGGCGATGTGCTCATCGAAGCGCTGAATGACCGTTTTGACCTGGAACTGCCGACGGACGAGGTGAATACCGTCAGCGGCCTGATGTGGCACGAGCTGGGCCGCCTTCCAATGACCGGCGACGAGGTCGGGGTGGAGGCCGTTGTTTTCCGCGTTGAGGCGATGGAGCGCCGCGCCGTGCAGCGGGTGACCTTTGTGCTCCCGGGGGGTGAGCGCTGA
- a CDS encoding replication initiator protein A, translating into MTQGNEKLINELTLARSGVFSILNRDDGDDQNWETTFSIGERYFYVQGVAARGRPHGVDPDVLLALQTLFFEAGCPEDDTVECTAYRLLRLTPLGTRGNAYARLRESLLRLEGVSWLTRVSHQHGGRFRGMTETNRLIDRISVRDTSLSASGEGGTIDASAPLRVTFSRHFALSIREGFYQILDAELLSDLKQPTARSLYRVLQAHRVGDDGSLARELPVIMAAWREATGLSGQRPNNVKRTLDGAHAHLIAAKYLRDVSYEGSGDSTRIKYEFEGEVDPELVDLLTAMKVSRPVAEALVTDHPERVRSAVQLVQRRLDEGYKPRSIAATVVDAIRNPDKYIPAPKPAAPAARAKSRPVPEHQPRLLPLSREESLAMIRSLLRVKLGRLPRDEVLKRLTEVDDREVERLAAASRGQEDLVKAVEEITGSQP; encoded by the coding sequence ATGACCCAGGGCAACGAGAAGCTGATCAACGAACTGACTCTGGCCCGGTCCGGGGTGTTCAGCATCCTGAACCGCGACGACGGCGACGACCAGAACTGGGAAACGACCTTCAGCATCGGGGAGCGGTACTTCTACGTGCAGGGAGTCGCTGCGCGCGGACGTCCGCATGGAGTGGACCCCGACGTTCTTCTGGCCTTGCAAACGCTGTTTTTCGAGGCAGGATGCCCGGAAGACGATACGGTGGAGTGTACGGCCTACCGGCTGCTCCGCCTCACGCCTCTGGGGACGCGTGGCAACGCCTACGCCCGGCTGCGTGAGAGCCTGCTGCGGCTGGAGGGAGTCAGTTGGCTGACGCGCGTCTCGCACCAGCATGGGGGCCGCTTCCGCGGGATGACTGAGACCAACCGCCTGATCGACCGCATCTCGGTCCGGGATACCAGCCTGAGTGCCAGCGGTGAGGGAGGCACCATCGACGCCAGTGCGCCGCTGCGCGTGACGTTCTCGCGTCACTTTGCCCTGTCGATTCGCGAGGGGTTTTACCAGATTCTCGATGCAGAACTCCTGAGTGACCTCAAGCAGCCCACGGCACGCAGCCTGTACCGGGTGCTCCAGGCCCACCGGGTGGGAGACGATGGCTCACTGGCCCGCGAATTGCCGGTCATCATGGCGGCCTGGCGTGAAGCCACTGGCCTGAGCGGCCAGCGCCCCAACAATGTCAAGCGCACCCTGGACGGCGCGCACGCCCATCTGATCGCCGCCAAGTACCTGCGTGATGTGTCTTATGAGGGGTCCGGGGACAGCACCCGCATCAAGTACGAGTTCGAGGGTGAAGTGGACCCGGAACTCGTGGATCTGCTCACCGCGATGAAGGTGAGCAGGCCCGTCGCCGAGGCCCTGGTGACCGACCATCCCGAGCGGGTGCGGTCTGCCGTGCAGCTGGTGCAGCGGCGGCTCGACGAAGGCTACAAACCCCGTTCCATCGCGGCGACTGTCGTTGACGCGATTCGTAACCCAGACAAGTACATTCCCGCACCTAAACCAGCAGCGCCAGCAGCGAGAGCCAAATCACGCCCGGTTCCCGAACACCAGCCGCGGCTGCTGCCCCTCAGCCGTGAGGAGTCGCTCGCCATGATCCGCAGCTTGCTGCGCGTGAAGCTGGGCCGCCTACCGCGGGACGAGGTCCTGAAGCGACTGACCGAAGTGGATGACCGCGAGGTCGAGCGCCTCGCCGCCGCTTCACGCGGGCAGGAGGACCTCGTGAAGGCGGTAGAAGAGATCACAGGTTCCCAGCCCTGA
- a CDS encoding branched-chain amino acid ABC transporter permease, protein MNTQLLLIQVFNGLVNGAFYALLSLGLAVIFGMLRIVNFMHGALYMLGAFTAFALGQAFGLGFWPSLVLAPLIVALIGILLERTLLSRLYGLEPSYNLLLTFGLTLLTQDLVKQVMLSQFAVSSAPYTPPEMLSGVVNLGFVMFPKYRLFVIGLSLVICLLTWAVIEKTRVGAIIRASTENPNVTRAFGIDVSKWITGVFGVGVGLAGLAGVLAAPIYSVEPYMGAELIITTFAVVVIGGLGSILGSVITGFAVGVLAAVGAFFYPPIANTLVFILMAAVLLVRPSGLFGLPEGAR, encoded by the coding sequence ATGAACACGCAACTCCTCCTGATTCAGGTGTTCAACGGACTCGTGAATGGAGCGTTCTACGCGCTGCTCTCGCTGGGTCTGGCGGTGATCTTCGGAATGCTGCGGATCGTCAACTTCATGCACGGGGCGCTGTACATGCTGGGGGCCTTCACCGCATTCGCGCTGGGCCAGGCATTTGGCCTGGGCTTCTGGCCGTCGCTCGTCCTCGCGCCGCTGATCGTGGCCCTGATCGGCATCTTGCTCGAACGCACGCTGCTGTCACGGCTGTACGGGCTCGAACCCAGCTACAACCTGTTGCTGACGTTTGGCCTGACCCTACTGACCCAGGACCTCGTCAAGCAGGTCATGCTCTCGCAGTTCGCGGTGTCCAGCGCTCCCTACACGCCACCGGAAATGCTGTCCGGCGTCGTCAATCTGGGCTTCGTGATGTTTCCCAAATACCGCCTCTTCGTCATTGGCCTGAGCCTCGTGATCTGCCTTCTCACCTGGGCTGTGATCGAAAAGACCCGGGTCGGAGCGATCATCCGCGCGAGCACCGAAAACCCCAACGTCACGCGGGCTTTCGGCATCGATGTGAGCAAGTGGATTACCGGTGTGTTCGGCGTGGGCGTTGGGCTGGCAGGACTGGCGGGCGTTCTGGCCGCGCCCATCTACAGCGTCGAGCCGTATATGGGCGCTGAACTGATCATCACCACCTTCGCCGTGGTGGTGATCGGGGGGCTGGGCAGCATCCTGGGCAGCGTGATCACAGGCTTTGCGGTGGGCGTACTCGCCGCGGTCGGCGCTTTTTTCTACCCCCCCATCGCCAACACGCTGGTGTTTATCCTGATGGCGGCAGTGTTGCTGGTGCGGCCCAGCGGACTGTTCGGATTGCCGGAGGGGGCGAGGTGA
- a CDS encoding ABC transporter substrate-binding protein: protein MRKNILTVLLSTTALAAGSAALAQGAKLSDNVVRVGVLTDLSGVYSELSGQGSVKAAQLAAADFMAANASFKGKVQVVGVDHQNKADVASNKAAEMIDRQNVDMLVDLPTSSAALAASEVAKGKKIPVMVVTGGTTALTNEKCSKYTFHYAYDNYMLANGTGTAVTRRGGTSWYIIYPNYAFGQDLNKQMTAAVTERGGKIVAPSDATPFPNTDFSSYLLKAQGLKPKVFGTMQAGADLVNVVKQYNEFGLRQQGIGLGIGLLFETDVAALGQDAFAGALATVPWYWNLDARSRAWAAKFEKAFGKKPTFAQAGVYSATMTYLQAVARARSDGGDAVVKALEGYRFSDFFARNAYIRPQDHRVLLDAYTVQVKPKSQSKEAGDIYTRIATIPAARAFQPLSESKCKF from the coding sequence ATGCGCAAGAACATTCTGACCGTCCTGCTCTCCACCACCGCCCTCGCCGCCGGGAGCGCCGCCCTCGCCCAGGGCGCGAAACTGTCGGACAATGTGGTGCGGGTCGGCGTTCTCACCGACCTTTCTGGCGTTTATTCCGAACTCTCCGGGCAGGGCAGCGTCAAAGCGGCCCAGCTGGCGGCTGCAGACTTTATGGCCGCCAATGCCAGCTTCAAGGGCAAGGTGCAGGTCGTCGGCGTGGACCACCAGAACAAGGCGGACGTGGCGAGCAACAAGGCCGCTGAGATGATCGACCGCCAGAACGTGGACATGCTTGTGGACCTGCCGACCAGCAGCGCCGCCCTCGCGGCGTCCGAGGTCGCCAAGGGGAAAAAGATTCCCGTGATGGTCGTGACGGGCGGCACCACCGCGCTCACCAACGAGAAGTGCAGCAAGTACACCTTCCATTACGCCTACGACAATTACATGCTCGCCAACGGCACCGGCACGGCGGTCACGCGGCGTGGCGGAACGTCTTGGTACATCATCTACCCCAACTACGCCTTCGGCCAGGACCTCAACAAGCAGATGACGGCGGCCGTGACCGAACGCGGCGGCAAGATCGTCGCTCCCAGCGACGCGACGCCCTTTCCCAACACGGATTTCTCCAGCTACCTGCTCAAGGCCCAGGGCCTCAAACCGAAGGTGTTCGGTACCATGCAGGCGGGCGCAGACCTCGTGAACGTCGTCAAGCAGTACAACGAATTCGGTTTGCGCCAGCAGGGCATCGGGCTGGGAATCGGACTGCTGTTCGAAACGGACGTGGCCGCCCTGGGGCAAGACGCCTTTGCTGGAGCGCTGGCGACCGTGCCGTGGTACTGGAACCTGGACGCCCGCAGCCGGGCCTGGGCCGCCAAGTTCGAGAAGGCGTTCGGAAAGAAGCCCACCTTCGCGCAGGCCGGCGTCTACAGCGCAACCATGACCTACCTTCAGGCGGTGGCGCGGGCCCGCAGCGACGGTGGCGACGCGGTGGTGAAGGCGCTGGAAGGGTACCGCTTCAGTGACTTTTTTGCCCGCAACGCCTACATCCGCCCGCAAGACCACCGGGTGCTGCTCGACGCGTACACGGTGCAGGTCAAGCCCAAGTCCCAGTCAAAAGAAGCCGGGGACATCTATACCCGGATCGCCACCATTCCCGCCGCGCGCGCTTTCCAGCCGCTGTCCGAGAGCAAGTGCAAGTTCTGA
- a CDS encoding response regulator: protein MTSQTMRVLLLVDDDPTDAMLVELALAELDLDVELETIHDGNKALKRLQDGSCPDLLLIDLHMPHMSAVELLEALQDCFPPTRVVVWSASPPRGIEERILALGAEVFLSKPPQYEELVIVLKQLLEPRAGAKPGSG, encoded by the coding sequence ATGACCTCCCAGACCATGCGTGTCCTGCTGTTAGTGGACGACGATCCAACAGACGCAATGCTGGTCGAACTCGCCCTCGCTGAGCTTGATCTGGACGTTGAACTCGAAACGATTCACGATGGCAACAAGGCCCTAAAACGCCTTCAGGATGGTTCCTGCCCGGACCTTCTGCTCATTGATCTGCATATGCCTCATATGAGCGCCGTGGAGCTGCTTGAAGCTCTCCAGGACTGCTTTCCGCCAACCCGCGTGGTGGTCTGGAGTGCCTCTCCGCCTCGCGGCATTGAGGAACGCATTCTCGCGCTTGGGGCGGAAGTGTTTCTCTCCAAACCACCTCAATACGAGGAACTGGTGATCGTGCTCAAGCAATTGTTGGAACCAAGGGCGGGAGCAAAGCCCGGAAGCGGCTAA
- a CDS encoding ABC transporter ATP-binding protein produces the protein MTLSAAQARAAAPLNPSPSSPAPLLRVQNLNAYYGQSHVLHGVNLHVMPGEVVSLIGRNGAGKTTTLKSIMGVLRSRTGTVSFAGEDLTRLPSNRIAARGLAWVPEERAILSSLTVRENLELPPARPGGWSTERALEAFPVLRERSHYPGSKLSGGEQQMLATLRVLRSAPKLLLLDEPSEGLAPVIVQRIGDMLQDLRREGLAVILVEQNLKFATRLADRHYVLVDGHVVDEVRADEVEARRSDLLGYLSV, from the coding sequence ATGACGCTCTCCGCTGCTCAGGCCAGGGCCGCTGCTCCGCTCAACCCTTCCCCGTCCAGCCCTGCGCCCCTGCTCCGGGTGCAGAATCTGAACGCCTATTACGGGCAGAGTCACGTCCTGCACGGCGTGAACCTTCACGTCATGCCGGGCGAGGTGGTCAGCCTGATTGGGCGCAACGGCGCGGGCAAGACCACCACCCTGAAATCGATTATGGGCGTTCTGCGCAGCCGCACCGGAACGGTCTCCTTCGCGGGAGAGGACCTCACCCGGCTCCCCAGCAACCGCATCGCTGCCCGTGGCCTGGCCTGGGTTCCCGAAGAACGCGCCATTCTGAGCAGCCTGACGGTGCGCGAGAACCTGGAGCTGCCTCCGGCGCGCCCGGGGGGCTGGAGCACCGAACGCGCCCTGGAAGCTTTTCCCGTGTTGCGGGAGCGCAGCCATTATCCGGGCAGCAAGCTGTCGGGAGGTGAGCAGCAGATGCTCGCCACCCTGCGGGTGTTGCGCAGCGCTCCGAAGCTCCTGCTGCTCGACGAACCGAGTGAGGGCCTCGCGCCCGTCATCGTGCAGCGAATCGGGGACATGCTCCAGGACCTTCGCCGCGAAGGCCTCGCGGTGATTCTGGTCGAACAGAACCTGAAGTTTGCCACCCGCCTCGCGGACCGCCACTACGTTCTGGTGGACGGTCACGTCGTCGACGAGGTGCGCGCCGACGAGGTCGAGGCCCGCCGCAGCGACCTGCTGGGTTACCTGAGCGTTTGA
- a CDS encoding ABC transporter ATP-binding protein, translated as MTQTEATPQPGPWAGAATPVALEARGLVKAFREFRATNDVSLRVDEGEIHAIIGPNGAGKTTLFNLLSGFLAPTSGEVLLFGERIHGLPPHAIVRRGLSRSFQISSVFSSLTVRENVLVALQSATALPRQFWVPLSRLDKLRPRADEILAAVGLGGAPDRLAADLSHGEKRQLEIGISLSQDPRVLLLDEPTSGMGSEGIARVIALVRQVARGRTVVLVEHNMSVVAELADRITVLQYGQVLASGKYDEVRRDPRVIEAYLGEEAHA; from the coding sequence ATGACCCAGACGGAGGCGACGCCGCAGCCCGGGCCGTGGGCGGGAGCGGCCACTCCGGTGGCCCTCGAAGCGCGGGGACTCGTGAAGGCATTTCGGGAGTTTCGCGCGACGAACGACGTGAGCCTCCGGGTGGACGAGGGGGAAATCCACGCCATCATTGGTCCGAACGGAGCGGGCAAGACCACCCTGTTCAACCTGCTCTCAGGCTTTCTCGCGCCGACAAGCGGTGAGGTGCTGCTGTTCGGCGAACGCATTCACGGCCTGCCGCCCCACGCCATCGTGCGCCGGGGCCTGTCCCGGTCGTTTCAGATCAGCAGCGTCTTTTCCAGCCTGACTGTCCGGGAAAATGTCCTCGTGGCGCTGCAATCGGCCACCGCCCTCCCGCGGCAGTTCTGGGTGCCGCTCTCCCGGCTCGACAAGCTCAGGCCCCGTGCAGACGAGATCCTGGCCGCGGTGGGATTGGGGGGCGCACCGGACCGCCTCGCCGCCGATCTCAGCCACGGCGAGAAGAGACAGCTGGAAATCGGGATCTCCCTGAGTCAGGACCCGCGCGTGCTGCTGCTCGACGAGCCGACCAGCGGAATGGGCTCGGAGGGCATTGCCCGGGTGATCGCCCTCGTCCGGCAGGTCGCCCGTGGCCGAACCGTTGTGCTCGTCGAGCACAACATGAGCGTGGTTGCCGAACTCGCCGACCGCATCACCGTGCTGCAATACGGCCAGGTGCTGGCGAGCGGGAAGTACGACGAGGTGCGGCGCGACCCCCGGGTCATCGAGGCGTATCTCGGCGAGGAGGCCCACGCATGA
- a CDS encoding hemolysin family protein: protein MLTSLTPILIILVLVVLNGLFVAAEFALIGARRSRLEQLAERGNGAARWLLGVFDHPTGKDRYIAVAQLGITLASIGLGMYGEPAIAKWMYGPFEYLGLAHEAAHTAGFILALSLITFMHVVFGEMIPKLLALQTPENISVQISPLMQVFGVVFRPLVAVLNFMSLGLMRLLRIREPGQHALLHTSKELSILTEESAEGGQLGEVQRDLIQNIFALEERTAAELMTSRRSLDALPLNATSEEVLARITRSARSRYPVYEDNLDGIIGVLHVKDFIRARAQGRPSHLGRLVRPLPSVAATATAEDLLALFKRERVHAALVADEFGGTLGFITMDDLIEDVIEDEDAPEVDWISANGDGSLTMSGEVPLRELREDHGLKLHSEDATTVAGLLLQVHGTVPPPGTTVRIQGHELTAEAVQGLKITRVRLRSSNPP, encoded by the coding sequence ATGTTGACATCCCTGACGCCCATCCTGATCATTCTGGTCTTGGTGGTTCTCAACGGCCTGTTCGTGGCGGCGGAATTCGCCCTGATCGGGGCGCGCCGCTCCCGACTGGAACAGCTTGCGGAACGGGGCAACGGCGCAGCACGCTGGCTTCTGGGCGTGTTTGATCACCCCACAGGCAAAGACCGCTACATCGCCGTTGCGCAGCTCGGGATCACGCTCGCCAGCATTGGGCTTGGGATGTACGGGGAACCGGCCATCGCCAAGTGGATGTATGGCCCTTTCGAGTACCTCGGCTTGGCGCACGAGGCGGCACATACCGCTGGATTCATCCTTGCCCTGAGCCTCATCACCTTCATGCACGTGGTGTTCGGCGAAATGATTCCAAAGTTGCTGGCCCTTCAAACGCCGGAGAACATCAGCGTCCAGATCAGTCCCTTAATGCAGGTCTTCGGCGTCGTGTTCCGCCCGCTGGTGGCCGTGCTGAACTTTATGTCACTGGGCCTGATGCGCCTGCTGAGAATCCGCGAACCCGGTCAACACGCCCTGCTGCATACCAGCAAGGAACTGAGCATCCTCACCGAGGAAAGCGCCGAGGGCGGACAGCTCGGGGAGGTGCAGCGCGACCTGATCCAGAACATCTTCGCGCTGGAAGAACGCACAGCGGCGGAACTGATGACCTCTCGCCGAAGCCTGGACGCCCTGCCGTTGAATGCGACTTCCGAGGAAGTCCTGGCACGGATTACCCGCTCGGCGCGCAGCCGTTACCCCGTCTACGAGGACAATCTGGACGGTATCATCGGCGTACTCCACGTCAAGGACTTCATCCGTGCACGCGCGCAGGGGAGGCCGTCTCACCTGGGCCGTCTGGTCCGTCCTCTGCCCAGCGTGGCGGCCACCGCCACCGCCGAGGACCTGCTGGCCCTGTTCAAACGCGAGCGCGTCCACGCAGCCCTGGTGGCAGATGAATTCGGCGGGACCCTGGGCTTCATCACGATGGACGACCTGATTGAAGACGTGATTGAGGATGAGGACGCCCCAGAAGTCGATTGGATCTCCGCGAATGGGGACGGCTCCTTGACCATGAGCGGCGAGGTACCGTTGAGAGAGTTGCGAGAAGACCATGGTCTCAAACTGCACAGTGAGGATGCGACGACCGTGGCCGGACTGCTCTTGCAAGTGCATGGCACGGTTCCCCCACCGGGGACCACCGTGCGTATACAGGGCCACGAGCTGACGGCAGAAGCGGTACAGGGACTCAAAATCACCCGCGTTCGGCTGCGCTCCAGCAACCCACCGTGA